Within the Medicago truncatula cultivar Jemalong A17 chromosome 4, MtrunA17r5.0-ANR, whole genome shotgun sequence genome, the region actttATGTTACTATTTGTTTGGACACTTCTTTTTATGATTGTTATCATAATTATCATGTTTTAGTTAAGGATTAATGGTTGAAATGACCCCTTAAAATATGTCAAGTTAGGAAATAGCcttggtaaaataaaataaaattataatattttatgattCTTCTTATTTTGGTCTTCAAGCAGTCTAGTCACATAGAGGGCGCGGACGTACCAGAAAATCTTGCACGTGGTTGCTGACATGTTGATTTGTTTGATgatcatatcatttttttaagatcATCAAATAAGTACACTTAAAGCAGCCACATATAGGATTATCTGACATGAGACCACATTATGTGTGACTATTTAGAAGACCAAAATATGAACAATCTTTAAGggtataatttatgttttttattttacatagaATATTTCTAAACTTTAAATATATTACATGAAGTATTTCAACAATTAGCCATTTAATCAATGAGCCCAAGCTCAACCTTTTTGctctttttaaaaatctgaatttgactattttctaaaaacaaaaataaaaataaaataggttgTGAGCAGTGGCTACTTAAAATCTACTTTGGTTTGGTCACTACTCAAATCTTTTTCAAATCTCAAAACTTATAattgatgattatttttaaatcCTATTTTGGTTTAATCATCACAAATGTTCAATAACAAAtccaaatctaaaaaaaaagtaatactaCTCCAAATCCtcttttgatttgattgttacaatatttttaatagatCTAGTAAACACAAGTAAGTGACTATGTTGTCAAATCATTTTTTGGGAGGGATATTGCAAATTATATGTAGGGTCcgagttcgaactccgaacaccccacttttttatatttaaattgcGTAAACTCCAGCCACTAgactatttaacatttttttttgtttagtcaTTGCAAATATCGCAAAGCCAATTACTAACTTGTAATTTTGACTCCCAAACCTTAAATTTGGTTTTAAAGAatactttttcattttaaagagtttttccaacgttttctcaattttaataaattctaataGCTACTACATTGTATTCTAGCAAGCCTCAAATTTTAAGTGGCAACATAtaaagaatttcaattttaccTCTTTTGTCATTTAAATTCATTCCCACGATCTATTTATGGTACATAAAAGTTTTCTGGTAGTTAAAATTGTAAATCTATTTACATGGGAATGGATTCCAGATATAAGACACGACTAAATTGTGGTCGAACACCAAATTCATTATActtaattactaataattacaaattcaaatttggcctataaataaaaatagacgaggttatattttcatttatattgattaaaataaaaaatgcattaaactAATTAACCCgccaaaaagataattaaaaatcGGAGGCTTTTAGGACCaatttgttataactttttttaaaataaatttttatagtgTTTCATAtgtgttataatattttaacaaagactttttataagaaaactttAATTGAGAAATTGGTTTTAACATCTTATCTTAAAAAGTCATTCTAAATATTGCATCATTTtggtagaattttttttgaatattattttttaaatctctaaaataaaaagctatttcaaataaCATCTGTTTTAGGTTGGCTTTGGGTGGGTGTGGTAGGCGTTTTGTTAGTGCCTGCCCCGGTCCTCTTTTCTTGTTCAAATTTTGTCCACGAGGTTTTTGTGTTTCTTATACATTCTTGACGAGAATAATCTTtgtcgattaaaaaaaaatagcttttcataaacataatttttggaagataactttttgaaaaaatatgtgatttttattattatattttgaaagaatgtggttttttttttaataaaatctatagcaatgaatatttaatttaatgaatgtcaaaatttctcttttaacttGTATCAAGTAAgtttgaaataacttatactatattttttagtaagtttttaaaaaaatccatttttaaaaatacaatgatttttttttttacatctatAACAAAAAGGatctaaattaaaagaaatacatTATAACTATGAgttatacaaatttatttagtGGAAAATCCCATGTCAGCCTAAAAACATCACTTGAAACATGAATGAAAGAGTAAAGAGATACGAGGTACTTTGTTAATGATTGCCTGGCCTCATCTATATTGTCGTATCAAAGgtgaaacatttttttcataCTCCTTAgattttgtttgcgagtttggagagGAGAGGAATGAAagacttggaaaaaaaaaaagagtaagcGGATGAAATAGAGGACATTGAAAAAAGGGTTTTGGGttgcttatttttcttcaaaatataaaactctCCTCATATGAATAActaaaatattgtattgaatgAGGATTTTGGAggatttatatgaattcttcaaatttaatatatgttgttataatattcttaaaattaaaaatatattaatcataaacattaatttatcactctctaaaaaaatactctttcaaaaaatgtaaaagatttctcaattttcccCTATATTTCTCTCccctcaaagtcttcctttcCCTTCAAAACTTCCAAACAAAGCCTCAGGGGTcttgtttgagagtttgaagGGGAGGGGTAAAGAAGGTTTTGAAAGGTGGAAAATACGAGgggaaatagaaaaaaatttcaaattttttaaaagaatagttTTGTAGagaaatttttcaatttcaagttGATAATTGAAAACCCTAAACCTTCATATTTTCCCCTCAACGAAATGATTGCCTGGCCTCATCAAAATGGAAAAATCAACAACGATTGTAATTATCAAGTTGTAATAATGTGAATCAATAGAATATTGTTGCATTTCCATTCCAATTGAGTAGAACCATTACATAAACTTACAACATTAGTCTCATAattaattgtataaaaaaaattagtttcttATTTACATTTTATGTTTGCTTACTAGTTTACTTTAATTTGAATGCCGGACTGTAGAGTTACAAAGGTCCAAAAATTGGCATTGTTCGATTTGAATAAGTTCACAAAAACTAGAgatttttctctttgttttgcAGGAAAACGAGTATAGAGTAAGCTCAAAACCTGTTCTACATTTTTTAGTAATTCACGCAGTCACACCATTGCATCATTCCATTAGTTAATGTACATAGCAATTAACGTCATTGCACTATAAATAACATTTTCTAGTCACCACTTAGTCAATCACCTAATCCTCAAGAGTCAAGGGGTTGTTATCAATCACAACAATACCAAATAAttatctttactttttttttctttctttcttgatcataaaaaaaaatccttatacAATCTTAAGCATACATAATCCATGAATTCAACAAACTCACGTGTAGCTGATGAAAATCTTTCTAtgtcatttcaaacttgcgagAAAATTTGTTTGGGACCTAAAACCCCTTTAAAAGGGAAGTTTCAGGCTTCTCTTGGCGTGCATGAAATTTTTAGCCCTGAGGTAATAATTAAATACGAATTTCAGTCATTAtacactctttttattttataaaatagtcATTGAAAACATgtcaataaatatttaaaattaatcaaggcTGTGCATATAAATTTGCATGTTATGATATATACACTacaatatatgcaaggtctgcggataatgtataatatatgcaaagtccgagttcgaatcccggacaccataaaaaaaaatatacactgCAATATGgtcttttaatataaatttgtaaTGTTTAAAGACTCTCctactctttttttcttctcttatagACTTGGAAGGCAGCTTTGATAGAATTAGTGGCAACTGCCTCTCTAATGGTCACCTTCACTGCCTCCATTATTGCATGCTTGGACTCACAAGAACTAGATCCTAAGCTTATTATTCCCTTTGCAGTCTTCATCATAGCTTTTTTGTTCCTAATTGTGACAGTTCCTCTATCTGGTGGCCATATGAGTCCTGTTTTCACATTCATAGCTGCTCTAAAAGGCTTTGTCACTATTTCTCGTGCACTCCTTTACGTGTTAGCACAATGCATTGGCTCAATAATTGGTTTCTATATACTAAACTGTGTGATGGATCCAAAGTTAATAAACACATATTCATTAGGGGGTTGTGCTCTTGGTGACAAAGGACTCAATTCTAGTATTAATCAGCACGAAGCTTTGTTATTGGAATTCTCTTGCACATTTTTGGTACTCTTTTTGGGTGTCACATTggcttttgacaaaaaaaggtCAAAGAATTTGGGCTTGCCATTGGTGTGTTTGGTGGTAGCTGGTTCCATGGCATTGGCAGTATTTTTGTCTATAACGGTATCAGGTCGGACCGGTTACGCTGGCGTTGGTCTTAACCCAGCAAGATGCTTAGGCGCGGCGTTGCTTCATGGAGGCTCATTATGGAATGGACATTGGCTTTTTTGGGTTGGACCTATCTTGGCATGTTTACTCTATTATAGTGTCTCTATCAACCTACCTAAAGAAGTTTCAGTTTGGGATGATGAAGAATATGTTGTCTTAAAGCTGCCTCTTGGTTCTTGTAGGACTATTCCTAATGGTGACATTTTAAATGATATCACAATAGAAGGAGGTGCACAAGGCTATCAAGTCCATGTATGAAAAGTGATGATAAACTTTGTGACTTTGTTGTCACTCACATACTAGTAATAGTTGGTTTAAGGGAAGGGAAATGATATCTCATTCACTTTTCCCCcattaaaatataagtttttaatGTTAGAACAAATATGGTTCAGTGAATCAGTTAGAACTACTTATGacttcttatttttattgtgttttacctttttatcttttaaaaataagtaataCTTATTTGATTTTGTAGTTTTAAATATGTGACACGAACTTTGATTTTGACTGTGTTTAGATGGTTTATATGGTatgatttcatatttatttattttgtttatttagtaTGGACGTCATCCATCCTAAAATACATATGTTTTGAcgagtgtttttttttagtaaaaatgttTAGGATATGTAAGTGAAGTTTGACAAGTTCAGAAgacataaatcaatttttaaatgattgagAGTTTCAGCTCAAGATTTTCTTCTAGCTATCTCTATTTATGAGTTAGGCTAACGTATTTTCAATTGACGATGTTTgcattgtttgtttgttgtaagACGTGCTTGGATGCCTTTAGGGTGCACACAGTTCTTTGTAAGAAGCTTCTAAGCTTCAAGTACATGCATGACTTTGTTAGAgatgtcattttttatatttttaggtggGCGAGAGCATCTATGAAGAAGGAGGCGCCTCTAAACTTCTTGACTGACCCACAAGAAGGAAAATTGACACTTAAGCCAATAGACATGTTGATGTACGGTGGGTAGGAGCGAAACATGCATATTTAGACTATATTGGGTCTCCTCGCTTGTGGGATTGGGGATCGAAGTTTTTATTATGGGACACACAACCCTCAAAACCACTTTAAGCAAACGAATCAAACATGAGAAAACGTGTTCGAACAACCAACAtgtttttatatcatttatGTTAGACACTTTTGACTTTGTAGCACTAAAAATTGATGACCTTCTAAAAAGAATTCAAAAGGTCATATGCAACAATGTTATGTCTTCTAAATCTATTAACATTGTATTTAAATGATTGATTTTACCATTTAAATGTTATCCACTTGCCttataaaataagaaataaagtttaaaaaaagaattttatcaaataaattttatcttcttttttttgtgtaccaaaaacaattttattttatctttttaataattaCTTGAGGTGTCTTAGCAGCAATATGGAGCAACCTTTATCATCCGCATCAAAGAGAGAGGGAAACCAATTCTGTTGCAATTTATGAACAAGAAATAACGAGATCCGGATCCACGTTTATTACAGAAGTGGGCCCCATCGAAAGTAGcagatttcatttcaatttcaatctgcATTGATAAACAAAACCGCAACAGAATTTTCCGTCACCGACGAAGATGCTGCCAAATCTCCGATCCCGGCGACGCCCCCGTTACGGCAGCCTTCTATGCGCTGTCGTTTCAGCACTTCTTCTCTTAACAACCCTCTCCTTCCTCCGTAGCCACACTCACCGCGTTTTCCCCTCTCACTCTGTAAATTACGATTCTCTCCTCTCCGATTCATCCAACGAAGACACCACCGGCGGCGAAGATACAATCGACGCACTCGACGTAATCGAAGAACAACAGACACAAGAATCAACAAACGACGCAGAAGAAGACGACGAACCAATTGAAGAAACGAACAAAGCTTCAGGCTATTTCTTCTACCACGTAGAAGGTGTAATTCGAAGATCATTCAGCAAACAATCAATGATGATGACAATGGATCAATCAAACGAAGGAGTGAAGATTTTCGAAATAACGGCGGAAGATAAAGGGAAGACAGCATTTGGTTCTGATGATGTTGCGGTGGATGAGAATGtgaggatgaagatgatggaAGTGAAGGGAATTGAGGATGcacttttgttgaaaattggGAAGAAGGTATCGCCTTTGAGAGAAGGTTGGGGTGATTGGTTTGATAAAAAAGGTGATTTTTTGAAGAAGGATAAGATGTTGAGGTCTAATTTGGAAGCATTGAATCCTTTGCATAATCCTATTTTACAAGACCCTGATAATGTTGGTCTTACAGGACTTACCAGAGTTGATAGATTGTTGCATAAGTCATTGTTGCAGGAGTTCAAGACTGTTCCTTTTCCTTCTAGGAAAATCTCTAGGGAACCCAAGTTAGCAGCATAGCTTAGTCATAGGTTTATTTAGTAGATAGGGACTGGTAAATTAATGTAGCACCGACTCTTCATACTGAAGAACGTATGTGGTGTCCAACATATGTCCGTGGGCATTTGTTGGTTGCCTTGGGGTATAGTTTATGGTCGCCAATGGTTATCATCTCAGAAATTGTTTAGATATTCATCTTAGCTGATTTTTGTCTGTGCAGGTTAGTATAGTTCATAATATGGTTCTCTCTTTTTTTACTTGTTTCTGCATTCTTTTTGTAGCTTTTTCTTGGAGCGAAATTAACCGCATAACCTAGCTTCACTCGATTACACATAAACCTCGTGAGACTGTGAGTTATGTCTGATAAAGATCTACCCCAGTTTTTTATGCAAATTTGGGAAGCTTCAGTAGCCATTTATGTCGCTACCTTGTTACATATCTCAAGTAACTGCTTTGTAGTGGGTATGCCTTTAGCAGCAAGTTCTTCAGTATCTCCTCAGACAAAATCAAGCACCTTGTTTTCACTGTAGTTGTCTTGTCTGGTGATGCAATATATGAAGCAAAATAAACAGTGGATCATTTAAATTCAATTGTAATGAATCAATTTTGCAAAGATTAATTCCATTTAAAATATAACTATTCAAACGCGCAACTAAACTTACACTGAGAACTACAAGTATCTGTATTGTCTTAACTCAAATTATATGTTGATTGATACTTGTTTTGAAAGCTGTAGCTATATAATTGTATTTGCTGTGTTGTAAGAAAAGAGATAATAGGCGAaggtatatgtttttttaattgacaGAGTGGAGGAGGATAGGGGGGTGTATTGACCGCTTTCGCCGCAGCCGTTGAGTGGACCATAGGGAAGCTACACGGTGAAGGTGTCCTTCGAATCTTCGATTGTTTAAGGTTGTGTGGAGAGCATTTAGCGTAAAACAAAACCAAAGTCTTGGTACAAGTGAGGGTACACACCATCAAGATACTATCCAATACcaattaaactcaatattattatcttatacacatattttatattttgttacctaatttttaattaatttgactGCCGGACTGCAGAGTTTCAAAGGTTCCACAAATTGGCATAGTTCTAAGTGAAAGAGTTGGAAAAAACTAGAAATTTTCTCCTTGTTTTGTAGGAAAGTTTAAGTGAATATTCAGTTAGCTCAAGCATATTCATTTCTTAGACATTCACGCTGCTACACGATTCCAACACTCATTAGTTAACTTACATGACTATTAACGTCATTGCATTATAAGTAACATTTTGTAGTGAGCATTGTCCTAACCCCCTCAAGGGTTGTTATCAACTGTCAATCACAGCATAAACAAATAATGATCCTTATGACCTTATCCTTTTCTTAATATACAAGATAGTTAGTTGATAACATAAAACTCTCGATGTCTGTTCAGACCTGCGATAGAATTTGTTTGGCGCCCAAAAACCCTTTAAAAGGGAAGTTTGGGACCTCTATTGGAGCACATGAGATTTTCAGCCCAGAGGTAATGACTAAACACAAATGTCAATAATTATACATTCTTTCTTTGACAAGATTATACATTTTCTCTTGGTCTCATATATTCTACGTTTTATTTTGAGtttgttacaattaaataacttaaaaacctCTTGTAATACAACCTTTTTAATAATAACGTGTTGTTGTGTTATGAAACACAACTATAAATCATTTGTTAGTACAATTTTTCCCCTTTGCCGACAATACCATAATACGATGAGGAAGACATACCACGTGTAAGTACTCGCCCGATCGATGTTACTATTGTCTTTGTACCATGAACATTCTTTCAAGAGAAgtatattttttggtcaaattcaGCAGAAGTGTATAACCAAGTAGAGACTTAAGTAGATAATGAACTTTGATTTTTTCCAAAAGAAAGTAGATAATGAACTTATTGTTCTAGTATCACTAGCCTAGTATATGAAATAATTACAATCCCTTTTTTCACCTTCTCTTTTAGACATGGAAAGCAGCTTTGACAGAACTAGTGGCAACAGCCTCTCTAATGTTCACCTTGACTAGCTCCATTATTGCATGCTTGGACTCACACGAAGTTGATCCTAAGCTTATTGTTCCCTTTGTAGTTTTCATCATAGCCTTCTTATTCTTAATTGTGACAGTTCCTCTATCTGGTGGCCACATGAGTCCTGTTTTCACATGCATAGCTGTTCTAAAAGGTGTTGTCACTCTTTCTCGTGCAGTCCTTTACGTCTTGGCACAATGCATTGGCTCAACAATTGGCTTCTATATACTAAACTGTGTAATGGatccaaaattaataaatacataTTCATTGGGAGGTTGTGCTATTGGTGGCAAAGAACTCAATTCTAGTATTAATCAGCATGATGCTTTGTTATTGGAATTCTCTTGTACATTTTTGGTACTCTTTTTGGGTGTCACGTTAGGTTTTGACAAAAAGATGTCAAAGAATTTGGGGTTGACAATGGTATGCTTGGTGA harbors:
- the LOC25492853 gene encoding aquaporin TIP1-2, whose amino-acid sequence is MNSTNSRVADENLSMSFQTCEKICLGPKTPLKGKFQASLGVHEIFSPETWKAALIELVATASLMVTFTASIIACLDSQELDPKLIIPFAVFIIAFLFLIVTVPLSGGHMSPVFTFIAALKGFVTISRALLYVLAQCIGSIIGFYILNCVMDPKLINTYSLGGCALGDKGLNSSINQHEALLLEFSCTFLVLFLGVTLAFDKKRSKNLGLPLVCLVVAGSMALAVFLSITVSGRTGYAGVGLNPARCLGAALLHGGSLWNGHWLFWVGPILACLLYYSVSINLPKEVSVWDDEEYVVLKLPLGSCRTIPNGDILNDITIEGGAQGYQVHV
- the LOC25492855 gene encoding aquaporin TIP1-2, producing MSVQTCDRICLAPKNPLKGKFGTSIGAHEIFSPETWKAALTELVATASLMFTLTSSIIACLDSHEVDPKLIVPFVVFIIAFLFLIVTVPLSGGHMSPVFTCIAVLKGVVTLSRAVLYVLAQCIGSTIGFYILNCVMDPKLINTYSLGGCAIGGKELNSSINQHDALLLEFSCTFLVLFLGVTLGFDKKMSKNLGLTMVCLVIAGAMALAVFVSITITGRAGYAGVGLNPARCLGAALIHGGSLWNGHWVFWVGPILACLIYYSISINLPKEGLVWVDGEYDILKLALGSCATIHNGDVSDDITIEGSGAGFQEGHV
- the LOC25492854 gene encoding uncharacterized protein At4g19900; its protein translation is MLPNLRSRRRPRYGSLLCAVVSALLLLTTLSFLRSHTHRVFPSHSVNYDSLLSDSSNEDTTGGEDTIDALDVIEEQQTQESTNDAEEDDEPIEETNKASGYFFYHVEGVIRRSFSKQSMMMTMDQSNEGVKIFEITAEDKGKTAFGSDDVAVDENVRMKMMEVKGIEDALLLKIGKKVSPLREGWGDWFDKKGDFLKKDKMLRSNLEALNPLHNPILQDPDNVGLTGLTRVDRLLHKSLLQEFKTVPFPSRKISREPKLAA